A genomic stretch from Microtus pennsylvanicus isolate mMicPen1 chromosome 11, mMicPen1.hap1, whole genome shotgun sequence includes:
- the LOC142860291 gene encoding schlafen family member 2-like isoform X2, giving the protein MSGSTPMLVKDGNPQTSTEPSGQLSGNVPQGRLPARSGRLKDPKKGFRLGKRASAQKMSISVDQETDYAELVLSVGEITLGEKNRKTMKDPQLRRREAHSISQAVCTLLNSGGGVVKARVKNSDYSFKRDGVGLDLDDSFPKIVLIPHKYRDYMQNKGEFLIFVKQWIQDIYGQRVLTLKTNFYMRNLSTSYELKGPDTVKFLKDKKHSERGSCSCDSDECLATFFNREKLTLEETFHFTESNHAEVKMSPPKKIEKMILEILPKTVSAFANTDGGYLFIGLDGENQKIIGFETEKSNLENLESEIEKCIRQLPVGHFCKEKQEKIKYTCKFIPVHRPGAVCKYVCALRVERFCCAVFAAEPESWHVEDSCVKRFTSEEWVKLQMEDKPDEQTLQSSSPPPRLCSWFATDIPEAQQQSACLPVLARKVPCSPEDLRMELCSEHERYKQLLQTELGSLRQGTLIISESLALSLGLQKKQEVILDVLHISQDSLLTLHSFVQGEEELEGDSSVLRDLGTKLKNDCKQTALTLKQKLVNLGSYTGKIGVVIKITYLGHRAVSLYDSSSIISYPREYYLTTKTVRDLEKALVKVLGIVD; this is encoded by the exons ATGTCTGGAAGCACCCCAATGTTGGTGAAAGATGGGAATCCACAGACATCCACAGAGCCCTCTGGTCAACTCTCGGGAAATGTTCCCCAGGGAAGACTGCCTGCCAGATCAGGACGTTTGAAAGACCCAAA GAAAGGATTTCGTCTGGGAAAGAGAGCAAGCGCTCAGAAAATGAGCATCAGCGTTGACCAGGAGACGGACTATGCCGAACTGGTTCTGTCTGTAGGAGAAATCACACTGGGAGAGAAGAATAGGAAGACAATGAAAGATCCACAACTGAGAAGGAGAGAGGCCCACAGTATCTCACAGGCTGTGTGCACTCTGCTGAATTCTGGAGGGGGCGTGGTCAAGGCTCGCGTTAAGAATTCAGATTACAGCTTCAAAAGAGATGGAGTAGGTCTGGATTTGGACGATTCTTTTCCTAAAATTGTTCTAATTCCTCATAAATACCGAGACTACATGCAGAACAAAggggaatttttaatttttgtgaaacAGTGGATCCAGGATATCTATGGTCAGCGTGTCCTCACCTTGAAAACCAATTTCTATATGAGAAATTTGTCAACTTCATATGAACTGAAAGGTCCTGATACAGTGAAGTTCCTCAAAGACAAGAAGCACTCTGAAAGGGGATCATGTTCATGTGACTCTGATGAATGCCTTGCCACGTTTTTTAACAGAGAAAAGTTGACCCTGGAGGAGACATTCCATTTCACTGAATCCAATCATGCAGAAGTTAAAATGTCCCCTCCAAAAAAGATTGAAAAAATGATTTTAGAGATTCTCCCTAAAACTGTGTCTGCATTCGCAAACACTGACGGGGGATATTTGTTCATTGGTTTAGATGGGGAAAACCAGAAAATAATTGGTTTTGAAACAGAGAAGAGCAATCTTGAGAATCTAGAGAGTGAAATAGAGAAGTGCATCCGACAGCTGCCTGTTGGTCACTTCTGTaaggagaagcaggagaagaTAAAGTACACATGCAAATTCATCCCAGTCCACAGACCAGGAGCCgtgtgcaaatatgtgtgtgcactcagagTGGAGAGATTCTGCTGTGCTGTGTTCGCTGCAGAGCCCGAGTCCTGGCACGTGGAAGACAGCTGTGTGAAGAGATTTACCTCAGAGGAATGGGTCAAGCTCCAGATGGAAGACAAACCAG ATGAACAGACCCTTCAATCAAGCAGCCCACCACCGCGTCTCTGTAGCTGGTTTGCTACTGACATTCCAGAAGCCCAGCAACAGAGTGCCTGCCTTCCAG TGCTGGCTAGAAAGGTGCCATGCTCTCCAGAAGACCTCCGCATGGAGCTGTGCTCAGAACATGAACGATATAAGCAGTTACTTCAGACAGAGCTGGGCTCACTTCGTCAAGGAACGCTGATCATCTCTGAGAGCTTGGCTTTAAGTCTGGGCttacagaagaagcaggaagtcaTCTTGGATGTGCTTCATATTTCCCAGGACAGTCTCCTGACCCTGCACAGCTTTGTCCAGGGAGAGGAGGAGCTGGAAGGCGACAGCTCTGTTCTGAGGGACCTGGGCACTAAGTTAAAGAACGATTGTAAACAAACGGCATTAACTTTAAAGCAGAAGCTGGTAAATCTTGGCAGTTACACTGGGAAAATAGGTGTTGTGATAAAGATAACGTACTTGGGTCATAGGGCAGTGTCTCTATATGATTCAAGCTCGATAATAAGTTACCCCAGAGAGTATTATCTGACAACCAAGACAGTAAGGGACTTAGAGAAGGCTCTTGTTAAAGTCTTAGGGATAGTGGACTGA
- the LOC142860291 gene encoding schlafen family member 2-like isoform X3 has product MSGSTPMLVKDGNPQTSTEPSGQLSGNVPQGRLPARSGRLKDPKKGFRLGKRASAQKMSISVDQETDYAELVLSVGEITLGEKNRKTMKDPQLRRREAHSISQAVCTLLNSGGGVVKARVKNSDYSFKRDGVGLDLDDSFPKIVLIPHKYRDYMQNKGEFLIFVKQWIQDIYGQRVLTLKTNFYMRNLSTSYELKGPDTVKFLKDKKHSERGSCSCDSDECLATFFNREKLTLEETFHFTESNHAEVKMSPPKKIEKMILEILPKTVSAFANTDGGYLFIGLDGENQKIIGFETEKSNLENLESEIEKCIRQLPVGHFCKEKQEKIKYTCKFIPVHRPGAVCKYVCALRVERFCCAVFAAEPESWHVEDSCVKRFTSEEWVKLQMEDKPVLARKVPCSPEDLRMELCSEHERYKQLLQTELGSLRQGTLIISESLALSLGLQKKQEVILDVLHISQDSLLTLHSFVQGEEELEGDSSVLRDLGTKLKNDCKQTALTLKQKLVNLGSYTGKIGVVIKITYLGHRAVSLYDSSSIISYPREYYLTTKTVRDLEKALVKVLGIVD; this is encoded by the exons ATGTCTGGAAGCACCCCAATGTTGGTGAAAGATGGGAATCCACAGACATCCACAGAGCCCTCTGGTCAACTCTCGGGAAATGTTCCCCAGGGAAGACTGCCTGCCAGATCAGGACGTTTGAAAGACCCAAA GAAAGGATTTCGTCTGGGAAAGAGAGCAAGCGCTCAGAAAATGAGCATCAGCGTTGACCAGGAGACGGACTATGCCGAACTGGTTCTGTCTGTAGGAGAAATCACACTGGGAGAGAAGAATAGGAAGACAATGAAAGATCCACAACTGAGAAGGAGAGAGGCCCACAGTATCTCACAGGCTGTGTGCACTCTGCTGAATTCTGGAGGGGGCGTGGTCAAGGCTCGCGTTAAGAATTCAGATTACAGCTTCAAAAGAGATGGAGTAGGTCTGGATTTGGACGATTCTTTTCCTAAAATTGTTCTAATTCCTCATAAATACCGAGACTACATGCAGAACAAAggggaatttttaatttttgtgaaacAGTGGATCCAGGATATCTATGGTCAGCGTGTCCTCACCTTGAAAACCAATTTCTATATGAGAAATTTGTCAACTTCATATGAACTGAAAGGTCCTGATACAGTGAAGTTCCTCAAAGACAAGAAGCACTCTGAAAGGGGATCATGTTCATGTGACTCTGATGAATGCCTTGCCACGTTTTTTAACAGAGAAAAGTTGACCCTGGAGGAGACATTCCATTTCACTGAATCCAATCATGCAGAAGTTAAAATGTCCCCTCCAAAAAAGATTGAAAAAATGATTTTAGAGATTCTCCCTAAAACTGTGTCTGCATTCGCAAACACTGACGGGGGATATTTGTTCATTGGTTTAGATGGGGAAAACCAGAAAATAATTGGTTTTGAAACAGAGAAGAGCAATCTTGAGAATCTAGAGAGTGAAATAGAGAAGTGCATCCGACAGCTGCCTGTTGGTCACTTCTGTaaggagaagcaggagaagaTAAAGTACACATGCAAATTCATCCCAGTCCACAGACCAGGAGCCgtgtgcaaatatgtgtgtgcactcagagTGGAGAGATTCTGCTGTGCTGTGTTCGCTGCAGAGCCCGAGTCCTGGCACGTGGAAGACAGCTGTGTGAAGAGATTTACCTCAGAGGAATGGGTCAAGCTCCAGATGGAAGACAAACCAG TGCTGGCTAGAAAGGTGCCATGCTCTCCAGAAGACCTCCGCATGGAGCTGTGCTCAGAACATGAACGATATAAGCAGTTACTTCAGACAGAGCTGGGCTCACTTCGTCAAGGAACGCTGATCATCTCTGAGAGCTTGGCTTTAAGTCTGGGCttacagaagaagcaggaagtcaTCTTGGATGTGCTTCATATTTCCCAGGACAGTCTCCTGACCCTGCACAGCTTTGTCCAGGGAGAGGAGGAGCTGGAAGGCGACAGCTCTGTTCTGAGGGACCTGGGCACTAAGTTAAAGAACGATTGTAAACAAACGGCATTAACTTTAAAGCAGAAGCTGGTAAATCTTGGCAGTTACACTGGGAAAATAGGTGTTGTGATAAAGATAACGTACTTGGGTCATAGGGCAGTGTCTCTATATGATTCAAGCTCGATAATAAGTTACCCCAGAGAGTATTATCTGACAACCAAGACAGTAAGGGACTTAGAGAAGGCTCTTGTTAAAGTCTTAGGGATAGTGGACTGA
- the LOC142860291 gene encoding schlafen family member 2-like isoform X1 produces the protein MSGSTPMLVKDGNPQTSTEPSGQLSGNVPQGRLPARSGRLKDPKKGFRLGKRASAQKMSISVDQETDYAELVLSVGEITLGEKNRKTMKDPQLRRREAHSISQAVCTLLNSGGGVVKARVKNSDYSFKRDGVGLDLDDSFPKIVLIPHKYRDYMQNKGEFLIFVKQWIQDIYGQRVLTLKTNFYMRNLSTSYELKGPDTVKFLKDKKHSERGSCSCDSDECLATFFNREKLTLEETFHFTESNHAEVKMSPPKKIEKMILEILPKTVSAFANTDGGYLFIGLDGENQKIIGFETEKSNLENLESEIEKCIRQLPVGHFCKEKQEKIKYTCKFIPVHRPGAVCKYVCALRVERFCCAVFAAEPESWHVEDSCVKRFTSEEWVKLQMEDKPEDEQTLQSSSPPPRLCSWFATDIPEAQQQSACLPVLARKVPCSPEDLRMELCSEHERYKQLLQTELGSLRQGTLIISESLALSLGLQKKQEVILDVLHISQDSLLTLHSFVQGEEELEGDSSVLRDLGTKLKNDCKQTALTLKQKLVNLGSYTGKIGVVIKITYLGHRAVSLYDSSSIISYPREYYLTTKTVRDLEKALVKVLGIVD, from the exons ATGTCTGGAAGCACCCCAATGTTGGTGAAAGATGGGAATCCACAGACATCCACAGAGCCCTCTGGTCAACTCTCGGGAAATGTTCCCCAGGGAAGACTGCCTGCCAGATCAGGACGTTTGAAAGACCCAAA GAAAGGATTTCGTCTGGGAAAGAGAGCAAGCGCTCAGAAAATGAGCATCAGCGTTGACCAGGAGACGGACTATGCCGAACTGGTTCTGTCTGTAGGAGAAATCACACTGGGAGAGAAGAATAGGAAGACAATGAAAGATCCACAACTGAGAAGGAGAGAGGCCCACAGTATCTCACAGGCTGTGTGCACTCTGCTGAATTCTGGAGGGGGCGTGGTCAAGGCTCGCGTTAAGAATTCAGATTACAGCTTCAAAAGAGATGGAGTAGGTCTGGATTTGGACGATTCTTTTCCTAAAATTGTTCTAATTCCTCATAAATACCGAGACTACATGCAGAACAAAggggaatttttaatttttgtgaaacAGTGGATCCAGGATATCTATGGTCAGCGTGTCCTCACCTTGAAAACCAATTTCTATATGAGAAATTTGTCAACTTCATATGAACTGAAAGGTCCTGATACAGTGAAGTTCCTCAAAGACAAGAAGCACTCTGAAAGGGGATCATGTTCATGTGACTCTGATGAATGCCTTGCCACGTTTTTTAACAGAGAAAAGTTGACCCTGGAGGAGACATTCCATTTCACTGAATCCAATCATGCAGAAGTTAAAATGTCCCCTCCAAAAAAGATTGAAAAAATGATTTTAGAGATTCTCCCTAAAACTGTGTCTGCATTCGCAAACACTGACGGGGGATATTTGTTCATTGGTTTAGATGGGGAAAACCAGAAAATAATTGGTTTTGAAACAGAGAAGAGCAATCTTGAGAATCTAGAGAGTGAAATAGAGAAGTGCATCCGACAGCTGCCTGTTGGTCACTTCTGTaaggagaagcaggagaagaTAAAGTACACATGCAAATTCATCCCAGTCCACAGACCAGGAGCCgtgtgcaaatatgtgtgtgcactcagagTGGAGAGATTCTGCTGTGCTGTGTTCGCTGCAGAGCCCGAGTCCTGGCACGTGGAAGACAGCTGTGTGAAGAGATTTACCTCAGAGGAATGGGTCAAGCTCCAGATGGAAGACAAACCAG AAGATGAACAGACCCTTCAATCAAGCAGCCCACCACCGCGTCTCTGTAGCTGGTTTGCTACTGACATTCCAGAAGCCCAGCAACAGAGTGCCTGCCTTCCAG TGCTGGCTAGAAAGGTGCCATGCTCTCCAGAAGACCTCCGCATGGAGCTGTGCTCAGAACATGAACGATATAAGCAGTTACTTCAGACAGAGCTGGGCTCACTTCGTCAAGGAACGCTGATCATCTCTGAGAGCTTGGCTTTAAGTCTGGGCttacagaagaagcaggaagtcaTCTTGGATGTGCTTCATATTTCCCAGGACAGTCTCCTGACCCTGCACAGCTTTGTCCAGGGAGAGGAGGAGCTGGAAGGCGACAGCTCTGTTCTGAGGGACCTGGGCACTAAGTTAAAGAACGATTGTAAACAAACGGCATTAACTTTAAAGCAGAAGCTGGTAAATCTTGGCAGTTACACTGGGAAAATAGGTGTTGTGATAAAGATAACGTACTTGGGTCATAGGGCAGTGTCTCTATATGATTCAAGCTCGATAATAAGTTACCCCAGAGAGTATTATCTGACAACCAAGACAGTAAGGGACTTAGAGAAGGCTCTTGTTAAAGTCTTAGGGATAGTGGACTGA